The stretch of DNA TTTACAGGGAGGGGAGGCTGATACATATGGCCCCGCCGGCAAGCCAGGTGGGCCGGCTGATGAATCAGCTGTGTGACTGGCTTCATGGCACAGATCTCCACCCGCTGGTTGCCAGTTCTGTCTTCCATTATGAGTTTGAGTTTATCCATCCTTTCAGCGACGGCAACGGACGAATGGGGCGGCTTTGGCAGACGCTGATCCTGAGTGAGTGGCGAGCCGAGCTTGCCTGGCTGCCGGTTGAGACGCTAATTCACGACCGCCAGGAAGCCTATTATCGGGTGCTCAGAGAGTGTGACCGCCAGAGCGACTGCACGGCTTTTGTGGAGTTTATGCTGGATATGCTGAAGATTGCACTGCAAGAAGGCGTGGCCCATAGCCGGCTGGAGGAAGAGCCAGCCCCATTTTTTGCCAGACGGTTGAACGCAACGGCCGGGCAAATCCTGAATTTAATTGTGGCAGAACCGTCGATAACCATAGCCCGACTGGCGGAGGTCACCGGCTTAACCAGCCGCACCATAGAGCGTAATCTCAAAACGCTTCAGCAAGACGGGCGGCTGGAGCGTATAGGCGCTGCACGGAATGGCTACTGGCTAGCGAAATGAAGCGACATTTTTCAAGGATGTGACATCATCACCACCTTTATGTGATTAACAATAAGATAACATTATATCTAACAAAATTGTGACAAAGCACAATATACATATAACTTAATATGTTTTATAAAATGTAGCCATTGCCT from Cedecea neteri encodes:
- a CDS encoding Fic family protein codes for the protein MKPYHPPFSLTSSILSRTIEIGELLGQWSSNAQRTSPLLRKENRIRTIQASLAIEHNSLSAQQVTAIMEGKRVLAPAKDIQEVRNAILAYEALSGWQSGNVDNLLSAHRVLMLGLVDIPGQLRSGDVGVYREGRLIHMAPPASQVGRLMNQLCDWLHGTDLHPLVASSVFHYEFEFIHPFSDGNGRMGRLWQTLILSEWRAELAWLPVETLIHDRQEAYYRVLRECDRQSDCTAFVEFMLDMLKIALQEGVAHSRLEEEPAPFFARRLNATAGQILNLIVAEPSITIARLAEVTGLTSRTIERNLKTLQQDGRLERIGAARNGYWLAK